The genomic segment CGTCACGCGGCCCGGCTGGCGGGCAACGGCGGCTCTCCCGGGGTCGCCCAGGGATACAAGACCTACTTCCTCCAGGACGAGGAAGGACAGATGCGCCACACCCATTCGGTGGCCGCGGGCCTGGACTACATCGGCGTGAGCCCGATCCTGGCGTGCCTGCGGGAGACCGGCCGGGTGCGCTTCGAGGCGGCCACCGACGACGAGGTGCTGGAAGGGTTCCAGATGCTGCTGCAACGGGAAGGCATCATCGCCGCGCTGGAGAGCGCCCACGCCGTGGCCGGCGTCATCCGCGAGGCGCCGCGCATGCGCCGCGACCAGACCGTGCTGGCGACCCTGTCGGGCCGGGGAGACAAGGACATCTTCACCATCGCCGAGGCGCTGAATGACCCCGGCTGGCGGCGCTTCCTCGAGCGGAAGGCCGGCCGGTGAACCTGCGGAGCTACATACAGGACCGGCTCGGGGCGCGGAAGATCCTGCTCATGACCCACGTCATCGTGGGCTATCCGTCCCTGGACGTGAACTGGCGCATGCTTGAGGAGATGGAGCGCGCCGACGTGGACCTGGTGGAGCTGCAGATGCCCTTCAGCGAGCCCATCGCCGACGGACCGGTCTTCGCCCGCGCCAACCAGGAAGCCCTCAAGCAGGGGTTGTCCACGGTGCAGTACTTCGACTTCATGGCGCGGGCTACCCGGAAGTTCGAGTTCCCGCACCTGATGATGGGTTACTACAACACCGTGTTCCAACTCACCCATCGAACCTTCTGCGAGCGGCTGAGCAGGGCCGGAGGCGCGGGATTCATCGTGCCCGACCTTCCCATCGAGGAGTACCACGACCTCGCTCCGCTGAGCGAGGCCAGCGGGTTGACGCCCGTGGCGCTGTTCACGCCCACCAACACCGACGCGCGACTGGCCGAGATCGGCCGCCACGGCCGCGGCTTCATCTACGGCGTGGCCCGGCGCGGCGTCACCGGCCGGCGCACGGACCTCAAGGCCGGCATCGACGCGCTGGCGGCACGCTACCGCGCGGCCACGGACTTGCCCCTGGGTCTGGGCTTCGGCATCGCCGGCGGCGACGACGTGCGCCAGCTCCACGGAAGCTGCGAAATCGCCATCGTGGGCTCCGCGCTGCTGGAGCGCTGGGAGAAGGGCGGCGAGGCCGGGTACTCGGAGTTCCTCCAGGAGCTGCAGGAGGCGCGTTGCTGAGCGACAGCCCGCTGTTCTCCGGGCTGGGCAAGTGTCCCGTCCATGAACCGAGTGAATTACGAGCATGAAAGCGTCCTACATCCCTGAAACCGGCGGTCCGGAAGTCCTGACCTACGGCGACGTTCCGGAGCCCGAGATCGGCGCCGCCGATCTCCTGGTCCGCGTGAAGGCGGCGGCGCTCAACCGCCGGGACCTTTTCGCGCGGGAAGGAAGCCACGGCGTCAAGCCGCCGCTGCCACACGTGCCGGGGCTGGAGGTGGCGGGCGAGGTGGTGGAGGCCGGGTTGGAGGCGGACGGCTTCAAGGCCGGCGACCGCGTGCTGGGGCGCTGCCGGGGCGGCGGCTACGCGGAGCTGGCGCGGATGGAAGCCGCCGACGCCTACGTCTTCCCGGAGTGGATGTCCTTTGAGGAGGCAGCGTGCATCGCCGTGCCCTTCGGCACCGCCTGGCGCATGCTGGTGCGCCGCGCGCAACTCCAGCCGGGCGAAGACCTCCTGGTGATGGCCGCGGGCAGCGGCATCGGCAGTGGCGCCATCCAGCTCGGGAAGCACCTGGGAGCGCGGGTCCTCACCACCGCCGGCGCCCAGTGGAAGCTCGACAAGGCCGCGGAGCTGGGCGCCGACGCGGGCATCAACTACAAGGAATTCCCCGAGTTCAGCAAGAAAGTGCAGGAACTCACCGGCGGCGAGGGCGTGCACGTGATCTTCGAGCACGTGGGCGCGCCGGTGTGGCGTGAGTGCTTCGCCAGCCTCCGCCGCGGCGGCCGCTTTATCAACTCCGGGGTCACCGCCGGCCACCGGGTGGAGCTTCACCTGGGACAGCTCTGGACCCGCGAGCTGACCCTTATGGGCACCACCATGCGGCCGCGGGACGACATGCCCGCGGTCATGACCCTGGTGCGCGGCGGAAAGCTTCGCGGCGTGGTCTCCGAGGTGCTGCCGCTGCGCGAGGCCGCCCGCGCCCACGAGCTCATGGAGCAAAGCGAGTTCTTCGGCAAGATCGTGCTCGTGCCCTAGAATGGCGTCCTTCGACTTCGCTTCGCTACGCTCAGGACGAACGGAACTTTGGTGTTCCGCAGCAGCAACCCCACCACGCCACAGGTTTTCCAAAACCGTTCGTCCTGAGCGTAGCGAAGCGAAGTCGAAGGACGCCATCTAGAACGGATAAGAAAGATCATGCGGTTCGGGATCATGGGGACCGGCGGGGTCGGGGGCTACTTCGGCGGGCTGCTGGCCCGGGCGGGGCTGCCGGTGTGCTTCATCGCCAGGGGCGGCCATCTCCAGGCGCTGAAGGAACACGGGCTCACCGTGGAGTCGGTGGAACCCGGCGGTTTCAACGTCCGGGATGCGATGTTCACCAACGACGCGGCCGAAGCCGGGCCGTGCGACGTGATCCTCTATTGCGTCAAGACACCCGCCAACGACGCAGCCATTCCCTTCATGCGGCCGATGATCGGACCGGATACCGTGGTCATCTCGCTCCAGAACGGCGTCGACAACGGCGAGTTGCTGGCGCGCGAGTTCGGCGAGGGCCGGGTCATGGAGGGCGCCGCCTATGTCTTCAGCACCATCGGGGCGCCGGGGAAGATCCACCAGACCGGCGGGCCTCGCAAGATCGTGTTCGGCCGTCTCGGCGGGGGCGGCAGTCCCAGGGGCAGGGAGATCGTGGGCGTCATGCGCGAGGCCCAGGTCGACGCCCGCCTCTCCGAGGACATCCGCATCGAGCTGTGGAACAAGTTCATCCTCATCTGCGCGGTGAGCGGCATGACCGCGCTGACCCGGCGGCCCCTGGGCGAGGTCCTCGGCTACGACGGCACCGCGCGCATGGCGCGGGAGGTGATGCGGGAGGTCTACCAGCTCGCCCTGGCCATGGGGATCCCGCTGGAGCCGGAATCCGACGCCGCCAACTACCGCTTCATGGCGCAGCAGGACCCCGCCGGCAAGGGGAGCATGTGCCATGACCTGGAGGCGGGAAGGCGCCTCGAGATCGACTCGCTGTGCGGCTACGTGTCGCGCATGGCACGTGTGCACGGCGTCGCCACCCCGCTCAACGACTACCTCTACGATACGCTCAAGCTGGAGGACCTTCAGGCGGCGAGGCGGTTGAGGGAAGGGGCGTCATGACCGCTGTCCGCCAACACGTGGAGAAGATTCCCGTGGATCGCGGCATGCAGGTGTCCGCGGTGCTGGCCGAGCCGGCCGCGTACCGCGCTGGCCAGACCGATGTCATCGTCCTCGCCCACGGCGCGGGCACGGACATGCACCACCCGTTCATGACCTTCTTCCACGAGTCGCTGGCGAAGGCGGGCTGGCTCTCGGTGAAGTTCAACTTCCCGTACAAGGAGCTGGGCCGGAAGGCGCCCGACCCCGGCCCCCGGCTTGGGGATGCCTTCGAGCGGGTGCTGGCCCACGTGCGGGAGACTCTCCGCCCGGCACCGGGGCGGCTCTTCATCGGCGGCAAATCCATGGGCGGCCGCATCGCCGCCAACGTCGCCGCCAGGGAGGCGGACGCCGGGGAGCAAGGCCTGGCCGGTCTCGTCTTCCTCGGCTACCCGCTGCACGCGCCCAAGCGCCACGACCGGCTCCGGGCCGACAACCTCGTGAAGATCGCCGCGCCCATGCTGTTCGTGGAAGGCACCAACGACCCCTTCTGCCGGCTCGACCTGCTGGAAGAGGTGCTGAAGCAGGTCCAGGCGCAGACCCGGACCCACATCATCGAGGGCGGCAACCACGACTTCCGCGTCCCCAAGCGGCTGGGCCGCGAGCCCGAGGCCATCTGGCAGGAAGCGGTGGAAGCCATTTGCCGCTGGCGAGCGGAATGACCTACTTCGCCGCCTCCTTGCGCCGGGCCGTGTTGGTGACCACGGGCTCCATGGGCACGTCGCTGTGGGGGCCGCGGTTGCCGGTCTGCACGCCGGCGATCTTGTCCACCACGTCCATGCCTTCCACTATCTTGCCGAACACGGCGTAGCCGAAGTCGCGGGTGCCGTGGTCCAGGAAGTCGTTGTCCTTCAGGTTGATGAAGAACTGGGAGGTGGCGCTGTTGATGTCCGAGGTGCGCGCCATGGACAGCGTTCCCCGGAGATTCTTGACGCCGTTGTCGGCCTCGTTCTTGATGGGCGCGTTGGTCTGCTTCTGGTTCATGTCCGCGGTGAAGCCGCCGCCCTGGATCACGAAGCCGGGAATCACCCGGTGAAAGATGGTGCCGTCAAAGAAACCGGCATCGACGTAATCGAGAAAGTTCTTCGCCGTGATCGGCGCTTCCTCGGACATGAGCTCGATCGTAATATCGCCCATCGAAGTGGAAAAAATCACCACAGGCCTGTCTCCTCCCTCTGCTGTTGGGCCGAACGCCGCAGCGCCCAGAAACAAAACGAATGCCGCTACAAGGCACTTGAGTGCCGTCCCTTGCTGTCTCAAGGAATACCTCCTGGTGTAAAGTCCGCGGTCCAATCCTCTCCAATCAAGCCTCGCCCGCGGGCTGCTCGTCCGTCGCGATGCGGTCGAGTATCCAGTCCACGACACGGGGCTTGCCCAGTATGACGTCGAAACGGCGCGCGCGCGGATCGTTTCCCGCCCGCTCGGAGCACACGTAACGGCCGCCCGCCTCCTCCATCAGCACCTTGCTGGCCACGGTGTCCCAGAGGCGCAGGTCATAATCCACCATGGCGCCGACGGAGCCGTCGAGGGCAAGGGCGTGGCCGAAACAGTCCGTGTAGGTCCGCACACCGGGATGCGCCCGCATCAAGGTATCGAACACGGACGGCAGGCCGGCGCTGACAAACTGCTGGCGGTCGCCGATGCCGATGATTTCCTTTTCCAGCGCCTCGTCCCCGGAAAGGTCCTGCAGCGCCACCACCCGGCCGTTGCACCGGGCGCCGAGGCCCCTGGCCGCGCTGTAGGTCTTGTCCAGCCCCGGCAGGTCGATGATCCCGAGGACCGGATCGTCCCCCTGGAGCAGCGCCAGCAGCGTGCCGTAGAGCGGCACCCCGTGGCGGAAGCTCTTAGTGCCGTCGATGGGATCGATGACCCAGGTGAGGGCGTCGCC from the Deltaproteobacteria bacterium genome contains:
- a CDS encoding zinc-binding dehydrogenase, producing MKASYIPETGGPEVLTYGDVPEPEIGAADLLVRVKAAALNRRDLFAREGSHGVKPPLPHVPGLEVAGEVVEAGLEADGFKAGDRVLGRCRGGGYAELARMEAADAYVFPEWMSFEEAACIAVPFGTAWRMLVRRAQLQPGEDLLVMAAGSGIGSGAIQLGKHLGARVLTTAGAQWKLDKAAELGADAGINYKEFPEFSKKVQELTGGEGVHVIFEHVGAPVWRECFASLRRGGRFINSGVTAGHRVELHLGQLWTRELTLMGTTMRPRDDMPAVMTLVRGGKLRGVVSEVLPLREAARAHELMEQSEFFGKIVLVP
- a CDS encoding alpha/beta hydrolase fold domain-containing protein, whose translation is MTAVRQHVEKIPVDRGMQVSAVLAEPAAYRAGQTDVIVLAHGAGTDMHHPFMTFFHESLAKAGWLSVKFNFPYKELGRKAPDPGPRLGDAFERVLAHVRETLRPAPGRLFIGGKSMGGRIAANVAAREADAGEQGLAGLVFLGYPLHAPKRHDRLRADNLVKIAAPMLFVEGTNDPFCRLDLLEEVLKQVQAQTRTHIIEGGNHDFRVPKRLGREPEAIWQEAVEAICRWRAE
- a CDS encoding 2-dehydropantoate 2-reductase, whose product is MRFGIMGTGGVGGYFGGLLARAGLPVCFIARGGHLQALKEHGLTVESVEPGGFNVRDAMFTNDAAEAGPCDVILYCVKTPANDAAIPFMRPMIGPDTVVISLQNGVDNGELLAREFGEGRVMEGAAYVFSTIGAPGKIHQTGGPRKIVFGRLGGGGSPRGREIVGVMREAQVDARLSEDIRIELWNKFILICAVSGMTALTRRPLGEVLGYDGTARMAREVMREVYQLALAMGIPLEPESDAANYRFMAQQDPAGKGSMCHDLEAGRRLEIDSLCGYVSRMARVHGVATPLNDYLYDTLKLEDLQAARRLREGAS
- the trpA gene encoding tryptophan synthase subunit alpha, which codes for MNLRSYIQDRLGARKILLMTHVIVGYPSLDVNWRMLEEMERADVDLVELQMPFSEPIADGPVFARANQEALKQGLSTVQYFDFMARATRKFEFPHLMMGYYNTVFQLTHRTFCERLSRAGGAGFIVPDLPIEEYHDLAPLSEASGLTPVALFTPTNTDARLAEIGRHGRGFIYGVARRGVTGRRTDLKAGIDALAARYRAATDLPLGLGFGIAGGDDVRQLHGSCEIAIVGSALLERWEKGGEAGYSEFLQELQEARC
- a CDS encoding inositol monophosphatase — encoded protein: MNHVPAAADLKDLLSEALGIVRETRGLIRAALEKGFTHRSKADGTFVTDVDIAVEEKVRTLLAARYPTHRVIGEELPETGGGDALTWVIDPIDGTKSFRHGVPLYGTLLALLQGDDPVLGIIDLPGLDKTYSAARGLGARCNGRVVALQDLSGDEALEKEIIGIGDRQQFVSAGLPSVFDTLMRAHPGVRTYTDCFGHALALDGSVGAMVDYDLRLWDTVASKVLMEEAGGRYVCSERAGNDPRARRFDVILGKPRVVDWILDRIATDEQPAGEA
- a CDS encoding peptidylprolyl isomerase — protein: MFLGAAAFGPTAEGGDRPVVIFSTSMGDITIELMSEEAPITAKNFLDYVDAGFFDGTIFHRVIPGFVIQGGGFTADMNQKQTNAPIKNEADNGVKNLRGTLSMARTSDINSATSQFFINLKDNDFLDHGTRDFGYAVFGKIVEGMDVVDKIAGVQTGNRGPHSDVPMEPVVTNTARRKEAAK